The following coding sequences lie in one Alloacidobacterium dinghuense genomic window:
- a CDS encoding PP2C family protein-serine/threonine phosphatase: MGQVRNFEARVFRALHREPPQSKVHRLAFWLLIIYLALIPERLLPGNAGAFFQWVSFFILLLLLAFCIPLVWRWIFGRFLWKLRNRLIVNYLLMGLTPVVLFVLLALIALYGFSGQFAIFAAASAIDAQMERYGAENRAFCVHVAHFLATHPGSKTISPPPELESTAPGKGDANLRLAAFQDGKAIPIVPAELQADIPEVPSWAQNHFRSAVLDNGRLYLRAINMQTVDGHTTTVITSALVDKAGLDEAAHGIGRIEVLPNLPMSEETSAGGEQARVVLSKPSPPGIKAKINQHELTREEIRASSITGGTLPSAQSFYDIPITFYAPLGTTDWATGKTHNTPTIVTSRPSLLYQRLFITSLQIATVVQDILIAIAAFFAVLELIAFIMAVRLNRTITRSVNDLYDATIEIDQGNLVHRIKVTRNDQLAALSRSFNRMSYSLERLLAEQREKERLQGELAIAQEVQANLFPQGAISLPMLELHGACYPARTVSGDYYDFLTFDDSSLGLALGDISGKGISAALLMATLHSAVRAYRYAGEEMVSVGNQFSAMAAEKIGAINGSNGNSNGSDPFLKPARILAQLNRHLYRSTQPEKYATLFLAHYDGHTSQLTYSCGGQLPPLILRCDNSVTQLGCGGTVVGLLENPSYDQGVERLMSGDILIAYSDGVTEPENDFGEFGEDRLIDVVRRHRHMPLDAISEQVMQSLRNWIGGQEQPDDITLVLARQR, from the coding sequence ATGGGACAAGTCAGAAATTTTGAGGCTCGCGTCTTCCGCGCACTTCATCGCGAGCCGCCTCAGAGCAAGGTGCATCGCCTTGCCTTCTGGCTGCTGATCATTTATCTGGCATTGATCCCGGAGCGCCTTCTGCCCGGCAACGCGGGAGCCTTCTTCCAGTGGGTCAGCTTTTTCATTCTCCTGTTGCTGCTGGCGTTCTGCATCCCCCTGGTTTGGCGATGGATCTTCGGTCGCTTTCTCTGGAAGCTGCGCAACCGGCTCATCGTTAACTACCTGCTGATGGGGCTGACGCCGGTGGTGCTCTTCGTCCTCCTGGCGTTAATCGCCCTGTACGGATTCAGCGGGCAATTCGCGATCTTTGCCGCGGCATCCGCGATTGATGCGCAAATGGAACGCTACGGCGCCGAGAATCGCGCTTTTTGCGTGCACGTAGCGCACTTTCTTGCCACCCATCCTGGGAGCAAGACCATTTCGCCTCCTCCTGAACTGGAGAGCACAGCGCCCGGCAAGGGTGACGCCAACCTACGTCTTGCAGCGTTTCAGGACGGCAAGGCCATTCCCATCGTCCCCGCTGAACTTCAGGCCGACATCCCCGAAGTTCCCTCGTGGGCTCAGAACCACTTCCGCAGCGCAGTCCTCGACAACGGAAGGCTTTACCTCCGTGCAATCAACATGCAGACAGTCGACGGCCACACGACAACCGTGATCACCAGCGCTCTGGTCGATAAGGCGGGCCTTGATGAGGCCGCTCATGGAATCGGCAGAATCGAGGTCCTGCCAAACCTCCCTATGAGTGAAGAGACCTCTGCTGGCGGTGAGCAAGCCCGAGTGGTCCTTAGCAAGCCATCACCGCCGGGAATCAAGGCGAAGATCAATCAGCATGAGCTGACTCGCGAGGAGATTCGCGCCAGCTCGATTACAGGCGGCACTTTGCCTTCCGCGCAGAGTTTCTATGATATTCCGATTACTTTCTACGCCCCGCTCGGAACAACCGACTGGGCGACGGGTAAAACCCACAACACGCCGACGATTGTGACTTCGCGCCCGTCACTGCTTTACCAGCGCCTCTTCATCACTTCGCTGCAGATCGCCACCGTGGTGCAGGACATCCTGATCGCCATCGCCGCCTTCTTCGCTGTGCTTGAGCTGATCGCCTTTATTATGGCCGTGCGTCTCAATCGCACCATTACGCGGTCGGTGAATGATCTCTATGACGCGACCATAGAAATTGACCAAGGAAATCTTGTCCACCGCATTAAGGTCACGCGCAACGACCAGCTTGCGGCCCTGAGCCGCTCATTTAATCGCATGTCGTACTCGCTCGAGCGCCTGCTCGCTGAGCAGCGCGAAAAAGAGCGCCTCCAGGGCGAACTCGCCATCGCTCAGGAGGTTCAGGCGAACCTCTTTCCACAGGGAGCCATCTCGCTTCCCATGCTCGAATTGCACGGTGCCTGCTATCCCGCGCGTACCGTCAGTGGCGATTATTATGATTTCCTCACCTTTGACGATTCCAGCCTGGGACTTGCGCTGGGCGACATCAGCGGTAAGGGCATCTCCGCCGCCTTGCTGATGGCAACGCTGCACTCCGCCGTGCGCGCCTATCGCTATGCCGGCGAAGAGATGGTATCGGTTGGAAATCAATTCAGCGCCATGGCTGCTGAAAAGATCGGTGCAATCAACGGCTCAAACGGAAACAGCAATGGCAGCGATCCATTTCTCAAGCCAGCAAGGATTCTCGCGCAGCTCAATCGCCATCTCTATCGTAGTACCCAGCCGGAAAAATACGCCACGCTTTTCCTCGCACACTATGACGGCCATACCAGCCAGCTCACATATTCCTGTGGAGGCCAGCTTCCTCCGCTGATCCTGCGCTGCGATAACAGTGTGACGCAGCTGGGCTGCGGCGGAACAGTCGTAGGTCTGCTCGAGAATCCAAGCTACGATCAGGGCGTGGAGAGGCTGATGAGCGGCGACATCCTCATTGCCTACAGCGACGGCGTTACCGAGCCGGAAAATGACTTCGGCGAATTCGGAGAGGATCGCCTGATTGATGTGGTGCGGCGTCATCGCCACATGCCGCTCGATGCCATTTCCGAGCAGGTGATGCAGTCTCTGCGCAACTGGATTGGCGGCCAGGAGCAGCCGGACGACATCACGCTGGTTCTCGCGCGTCAGCGTTAG
- a CDS encoding cold-shock protein, producing the protein MKEHGVVKWFNGAKGYGFIQRSTGEDVFVHFSAILDNGYKTLNEGEAVEFECQQGPKGLNAANVTRNA; encoded by the coding sequence GTGAAAGAGCATGGTGTTGTGAAGTGGTTCAATGGAGCTAAGGGCTATGGGTTTATCCAGCGTTCGACCGGAGAGGATGTTTTCGTTCACTTCTCTGCGATTCTGGACAATGGATACAAGACGTTAAATGAGGGTGAAGCAGTGGAGTTCGAGTGCCAGCAGGGGCCAAAAGGGCTGAACGCGGCCAACGTAACACGCAACGCCTAG
- a CDS encoding YihY/virulence factor BrkB family protein: MPPAFQIKQQDTQSSAGSLAKVFSGSLLWKQITSLVKYLTQTEVHTYAFSVAANAILSLFPFIVMMFTVARRVFHSQAMVDVIGDMLRYFLPANQDFVVRNMSLLVNPRGNVQIASVVMLLISSTGVFLPLEVALNRVWGVNKNRSYWMNQLVSIGLALAVGLLAITSIALTATQNRVLGIFFFGKTNNVVYSFFEHAFLQISAAFLSVAIFFVIYWVLPNRKLPVSAVLPAGIVTGLIWEGAKVIYVKVLPWLDLRSVYGPFSVSVSLMMWAFLTGLLLLAGAQSSATRYTLRLAHQADVEAAQKAEN; this comes from the coding sequence ATGCCCCCAGCCTTTCAAATCAAACAACAGGACACTCAATCCTCGGCCGGGTCGCTCGCCAAGGTATTCTCTGGATCGCTCCTCTGGAAGCAGATTACCTCACTGGTGAAGTACTTGACGCAGACCGAAGTGCACACCTACGCTTTCAGTGTCGCGGCGAATGCCATTCTGTCGCTTTTCCCATTCATCGTAATGATGTTCACGGTTGCGCGTCGCGTCTTCCACTCCCAAGCCATGGTCGACGTCATTGGAGACATGTTGCGCTACTTTTTGCCGGCAAATCAGGACTTTGTCGTGCGCAATATGAGCCTCCTGGTCAATCCACGTGGAAATGTGCAGATCGCCTCGGTTGTCATGCTGCTTATTTCCTCTACAGGCGTTTTTCTGCCGCTGGAAGTGGCTCTGAATCGAGTATGGGGTGTCAACAAGAATCGGTCCTACTGGATGAATCAGTTGGTCTCCATCGGATTGGCCCTGGCTGTCGGCCTGCTGGCGATTACTTCTATCGCACTCACCGCAACGCAGAACAGGGTTCTCGGAATATTCTTCTTCGGAAAGACAAACAACGTCGTTTATTCGTTCTTTGAGCACGCATTTTTGCAGATTTCTGCCGCTTTTCTGAGCGTAGCGATATTTTTCGTTATCTACTGGGTCTTGCCCAATCGCAAACTGCCAGTAAGCGCCGTGCTGCCTGCAGGAATTGTTACTGGGCTCATTTGGGAAGGAGCTAAGGTGATCTATGTAAAGGTGCTGCCCTGGCTTGACCTGCGTTCCGTCTATGGACCCTTTTCGGTGTCGGTCAGCCTTATGATGTGGGCCTTTCTCACAGGATTGCTGTTGCTTGCCGGGGCGCAATCTTCCGCGACTAGATATACCCTCCGTTTAGCGCACCAGGCCGACGTTGAAGCCGCGCAAAAAGCAGAAAACTGA
- a CDS encoding ABC transporter permease: MPDWPKEIRAAIAGLNLEPTREADVVEELSQHLRDRYEEMLAKGVDANQAYQTLHSELEDRRLLKGLASTVAREREPLAAGSTGQAKFLGGIGRDLRYAMRQLRQSPGFAIVAILSLALGVGANTAVFQLLDAVRLRLLPVKHPEQLVAVRITNATNGRTGNFQSDHADLTFGVWNLLRAQQAGFSSIAAWSSAGRNLSEGGEARNANTLMVSGDFFPMLGLQPLIGRLLSPSDDYRGCGAQGAVLSYGFWQRAYGGHDSVLGSKITLDRQIFQVIGVTLPSFHGVDVGRDFDVAIAMCSEPVFSGKDSWTDSSQTWWLAVIGRLKPGWKIESASAQLKTISPGIFAATLPAQFDPIDKKEYLRFQLGALCADNGVSSLRGGKRDPLTILMGLSGLVLLLACANLANLLLARASARQREMALRLTLGASRARLMRQVLAESLLLAIFGTLVGVCLAQVLSRGLISMLTSSGNSIFLDMTPDWRVFGFAAGLAIFTCILFGLTPALQASHTDPGSAMKANGRGVTSGRHHFALRRFLVVSQVALSLVLLVGALLFARSFRNLMTVDTGFEQDHVLVAGFDFSPLQIPMERRAAFNRELNERMRAIPGVQSVAGVFIVPISHSGWDNNIDVPGGPQRQDTQFNSVSAGYFQTMRVPMLAGRDFNESDLPNSPRVAIVNETFARKFFAGANPVGKVVDDAGKPDQTYQIVGLVKDMKYHTLREDFKPIIFVATSQEKEPGEGQTFVIRSNELTESLVAEVKRVAQAMNPAMVLNFSTFRAQVRDDLMGERLMATLTGFFGVLAIVLAMIGIYGVISYMVLRRRNEIGVRMALGAARTRILLMVLRESLILLAIGAVIGTGLALAAGVAAASMLYGLKAHDPLTLGASLVCLAVIVIIASFIPARQAATVDPMVVLREE; the protein is encoded by the coding sequence ATGCCTGATTGGCCGAAGGAAATACGCGCTGCCATTGCCGGGCTCAATCTTGAGCCAACGCGCGAAGCCGATGTTGTTGAAGAGCTGAGCCAGCACCTGCGCGACCGTTATGAGGAAATGCTGGCGAAGGGAGTAGATGCGAATCAGGCGTATCAAACGCTGCACTCCGAACTTGAAGACAGGCGACTGTTGAAAGGACTGGCGAGCACCGTAGCGCGAGAGCGCGAGCCATTGGCTGCAGGAAGCACCGGGCAGGCGAAGTTTCTTGGCGGCATCGGCAGAGATCTGCGCTATGCGATGCGCCAGCTTAGGCAAAGCCCTGGATTTGCGATTGTCGCCATCCTCTCGCTTGCGCTAGGCGTTGGCGCGAACACGGCTGTCTTTCAGCTGCTCGACGCGGTGCGTCTGCGTCTGTTGCCGGTAAAGCATCCGGAGCAACTGGTTGCGGTGCGCATCACGAACGCAACTAACGGTCGGACTGGAAACTTCCAGTCGGACCATGCGGACCTGACGTTTGGCGTCTGGAATCTGCTGCGCGCGCAGCAGGCGGGATTCTCAAGCATTGCGGCATGGTCGTCAGCTGGGCGCAATCTTAGCGAGGGAGGCGAGGCGCGCAACGCGAATACGTTGATGGTCAGCGGTGATTTCTTTCCGATGCTGGGTCTTCAACCGCTCATCGGGAGATTGCTGTCACCATCGGATGACTATCGTGGATGTGGCGCGCAGGGAGCGGTTCTCAGCTACGGCTTCTGGCAGAGGGCGTATGGTGGCCATGACTCGGTGCTGGGCTCGAAGATCACGCTCGACAGGCAGATATTCCAGGTGATTGGCGTGACGCTGCCGTCATTTCATGGTGTGGATGTGGGCAGGGACTTCGATGTCGCCATAGCCATGTGCTCTGAGCCAGTGTTCTCGGGAAAGGACTCGTGGACTGACAGCTCACAAACATGGTGGCTTGCTGTGATTGGCCGACTCAAACCGGGGTGGAAAATCGAGAGCGCATCGGCGCAGCTGAAGACGATCTCTCCCGGGATTTTTGCGGCGACCTTGCCTGCGCAGTTCGACCCAATTGACAAGAAGGAGTACCTGCGTTTCCAGCTTGGCGCGTTGTGCGCGGATAACGGCGTGTCGTCTCTCCGCGGCGGTAAGCGCGACCCGCTGACGATTCTGATGGGGTTGTCGGGTCTGGTTCTGCTGCTTGCCTGTGCCAATCTCGCCAATCTTCTGCTGGCGCGCGCCAGCGCACGGCAGCGGGAAATGGCGCTGCGGCTCACGCTGGGGGCATCGCGTGCGCGTCTGATGCGGCAAGTGCTGGCGGAGAGCCTGCTGCTGGCAATCTTTGGGACTTTAGTGGGCGTGTGTCTTGCGCAAGTGTTGAGCCGCGGTTTGATCTCCATGCTGACTTCGAGTGGGAACAGCATTTTCCTCGACATGACGCCTGATTGGCGCGTGTTCGGGTTTGCTGCGGGGCTGGCGATCTTCACCTGTATTCTTTTCGGACTGACTCCGGCGCTGCAAGCATCGCATACGGATCCGGGATCTGCCATGAAAGCGAATGGCCGCGGCGTGACGTCGGGGCGCCATCACTTTGCCCTGCGCCGTTTCCTGGTTGTGTCGCAGGTGGCGCTCTCTTTGGTGTTGCTGGTAGGAGCGCTGCTGTTTGCCAGAAGCTTCCGCAATCTGATGACGGTGGACACAGGCTTTGAGCAGGATCATGTTCTCGTCGCCGGCTTTGACTTTTCGCCACTACAAATTCCGATGGAGCGGCGTGCGGCTTTCAATCGGGAACTGAACGAGCGCATGCGCGCGATTCCGGGTGTTCAATCGGTGGCCGGAGTGTTCATCGTACCGATCAGTCACAGCGGATGGGACAACAACATTGACGTTCCCGGCGGTCCGCAGCGGCAGGACACACAATTCAATTCGGTCTCAGCAGGCTACTTTCAAACGATGCGGGTGCCGATGCTCGCGGGGCGCGATTTCAACGAGTCCGACTTGCCCAATTCGCCGCGTGTGGCCATTGTGAATGAGACGTTTGCCAGGAAATTTTTTGCGGGCGCCAATCCCGTTGGCAAGGTGGTCGACGATGCGGGTAAGCCGGACCAGACTTACCAGATTGTCGGCCTGGTGAAGGACATGAAGTACCACACGCTGCGGGAGGACTTCAAGCCGATCATCTTTGTCGCCACTTCACAGGAGAAGGAGCCAGGGGAAGGGCAGACTTTTGTGATTCGCTCGAACGAGTTGACGGAGTCGCTTGTTGCCGAAGTCAAGCGCGTTGCGCAGGCGATGAATCCGGCAATGGTGCTGAACTTTTCGACGTTCAGGGCTCAGGTGCGGGATGATTTGATGGGAGAGCGGCTGATGGCCACGCTCACAGGCTTCTTCGGAGTGCTGGCGATCGTTCTCGCCATGATAGGGATTTACGGGGTGATTTCCTACATGGTGCTTCGTCGCCGGAATGAGATTGGCGTTCGCATGGCGCTTGGCGCTGCACGGACGCGAATTCTGCTGATGGTCTTGAGGGAATCGCTGATCCTGCTGGCGATTGGTGCGGTGATTGGAACTGGACTCGCTTTGGCAGCCGGCGTGGCTGCTGCTTCCATGCTGTATGGATTGAAGGCGCATGATCCGCTGACGCTCGGTGCGTCACTGGTGTGTCTGGCTGTGATCGTAATTATCGCCAGCTTCATCCCTGCCCGCCAGGCAGCTACAGTCGATCCGATGGTGGTGCTGCGCGAAGAGTAG